The region GTCAGCGAGCAGGTCAGGCCATCAGGTCATACGTCGAGCTGGTCGGCCACCGCCCGCAGCATGCCCGCGATCTTGTGGCCGTGTGCCTTGTCCGGGTAGCGGCCGCGCTCCAACTGCTGCGTCACGTTTTCCAGCAGGGTGGTCAGATCCTGGACGATCGACGCCAGCTCATCCGGCTTGCGCCGCTGGGCGGCCGCCACGGAAGGGGTCGGGTCGAGAACGGTGACGGACAATGCCTGGTCTCCGCGGTTTCCGGCCACCACGCCGAATTCCACGCGCTGCCCCGGCTTTAGTGCGTCCACGCCTTCCGGAAGCACCGACGAGTGAACGAAGACGTCGCCACCGTCATCGCGGGAGAGAAAGCCAAAGCCCTTCTCACTGTTGAACCACTTGACCTTGCCGGTAGGCACGTCTGTCTCGTCCTCGTCGCTCGTCGGAAAACACGGAAAAACAGCTCTCGATAGCACTACAGCGGGTCGTAAGACCCGCCACCACCAAGGCTAATGGTCCCGAGCCTGGTGACAAGACGTACCCGGGTGGTTCCTATGCGCGCTCTGGCACGGATCTACCCTGGTGCGGTGAGTAATGAAACCCCGCACCCTGGCGGCTCCCCCAGCTACCCCCGGGAGGCACCCCTTCCCGGCGACCGGCTCATCCGGTCCGGCGTCATCGTCTTCGCCATCGGAGCGGTGGCCACGCTCGTCACCGTCGCACCGCTTTTCCTCGGCGCGGATCCGCTGCCATCGGTGGCGTACTTCATGTGCATGCTGATGGGGGTCGGCTTCGTCCTCGCCGCCGCGGGGCTGTTGCGCTCCATCGCGGCGCAGCGGCGGCAGGCCGCGGCCGCCCAGGCGCCACGGACGGCCGTACCGCCAAACGGGTGAATCCGCCCGAGGTCTGTTCAGCCCCGGATCCGCGTCAGCGAGCCGATGAGCCTGCCGTGTGACCGCCTACCTGCTGTGCGACCGCCTACCTGCTGTGTGACCGCCTACCTGCTGTGTGACCGCCTAGGCGTGCCCACCTATACGTGGCCGCCTACGCCTGACCTCCTACGCCTGGCCGCCTATATGCCCCGCCAGCCAGGCCGGGAACGCCGTCAGATCGTCCAGGACGACATCCGCGCCGGCCGCCAGCAGTTCATCCGCCGGGCAGGGCCCGGTGGCGACCGCCACGGACAGCGCACCGGCCGTACGGGCGCCCCGTACGTCACCCGTGTGGTCCCCCACGTACACCGTCGCCCCGTACTCCCGCAGCGCCTCCGCCTTGGCCTCGGCCCACAGCCAGCCGATGACCGCGTCCGCCTCGATGCCCAGGTGGCTCAGGTGCAGCTTGGCGTTGGGCTCGTGCTTCGCGGTGACGACGATGGCCCGGCCCCCGGCCCCCCGTACGGCCTCGATCGCCTCGCGGGCCCCCGTCATGGCCGGGGTGGGCGCGATCGCGTACTCCGGGTAGAGCTCGCGGTAGAGCTCGCCCATCTCCTCGATCCGCTCGTCGGGGAACCAGTGCACCAGCTCCTGCTCCAGCGGCGGGCCCAGCCGGGTGATGGCGAGGTCGGAGTCGATGTAGGTGCCGGTCCGGGCCGAGAGCGCCTCGTACGCCGCCTTGATGCCTGGCCGGGAGTCGATGAGGGTCATGTCGAGGTCGAAGCCGACGGTCACCGTGTGTGACCCGGCGTCCGCGGCGAAGCCCGGGGCGGTGGTGGGGGCGGGGGACGGAACGGAGTACGAAGACATGCCCGCCATTGTGCCTCGACCCACCCCATACACTTAGCCTCCCCTAACTTCGTAGCCGACGAGCGAGACGAACGAACGGAAGCGATGACCGCCGACCGGACCAGCAGCCGCCCTCCCAGAGCCTCACTGGTCCGCCGCCGCCTCGGCTGGACGGCCACGGCCGTCGTCGCCCTGCTGCTCGCCATCCTGCTGAGCCTCGCCGTGGGCAGCCGCCAGATCGCGCCGAGCGGGGTGCTGGACGCGCTGCTGCACGGCGGGTCGAGCGACGCCGCCGACATCGTGCGGTCCCTGCGGCTGCCGCGCACCGTCATCGGGCTGATGGTCGGCGCGGCGCTCGCCATGGCGGGCACCGTGATGCAGGGTGTCACCCGCAACCCGATCGCCGACCCGGGCATCCTCGGCGTCAGCCAGGGGGCCTCGGTGGGCGTGGTGCTCGCGATCGCCTTCGCCGGGGTGCACACGCTGGGCGGCTATGTCTGGTTCGCCTTCGCGGGCGCGGGGCTGGCGTCGGTCGCCGTCTACGCCATCGCCAGCAGCGGGCGGGGCGGCGCGACCCCGGTCAAACTCGCCCTCTCCGGCGCCGCGATCAACGCGCTGCTGGTGTCCGTGACGACGGGCGTGCTGACGACGAAGGCGGCGGCCCTGGATGAGTTCCGCTTCTGGCAGATCGGCTCGCTCGCCGGGCGGGACACCGAGATCGTCGGCCAGATCTGGCCGTTCCTGCTGGTCGGCACGGTGCTGGTGATCGCGGTGGCACGCGGTCTGGACGCGCTGGCGCTCGGCGAGGACGTCGCGAAGGGGCTCGGCCAGAACGTGGCGGTCGTACGGGTCGTCGCCGCCCTCGGCGCCACGATCCTCACCGGGGTCGGGGTCGCCGCCGCGGGTCCGCTCGCCTTCGTCGGCCTCGCGGTCCCCCATATCGCCCGCGCGATCGTCGGCACCGACCACCGCTGGGTCCTTCCGATGGCCGCTCTGATCGGCCCGGTGATGCTGCTGGTCTCGGATGTGGTGGGCCGGATCCTCTTCCCGCCGAGCGAGGTCCCGGCGGGCGTGATGACCGCGCTGATCGGCGTGCCCTTCCTGGTCACGCTGGTCCGCCGGAAGACGGTGGCCGCGTGACCGCCACCGACCGCCGCACCGACCGTCCGGGGATCCGTCCCGGCGTCCGCCCCGCCGGTTACGGCCTGATCCGCATCAAGGGCGGCGGACGACGCGGCCATGACGTGCGAGACCTCCGTGGCGGATCGTTCCTGCTGCATCGCCGCTCGGCCCTCGTCGCGATCGGGCTGGCCCTGGCCACCGTCGCCGTCTGTGTGGCGTATCTGTGCGTCGGCGAGAGCTTCATCGCCCCCGCCGACGCCGTGAAGGCCGTTCTGCACACCCAGTGGGGCCTCGGGCAGGCCACCCCGAACGATCTCGTCGTCGGCACGCTGCGGCTCCCCCGGATGACGCTCGGTCTGATGGTCGGCGCCGCCTTCGGCATCGCGGGCGCGCTGATCCAGACGGTGGCCCGCAACCCCCTCGCGAGCCCGGACATCATCGGTGTCAGCCAGGGCGCGAGCGCGGTGACCGTGGGCGCGATGACCTACGGGGTCACCTCCTTCGCCGTCCTGCCCTATCTCTCCGTCGCGGGCGGTCTCGCCGCCGCCGCACTGGTGTACGTCTTCGCCTGGCGCGGCGGGCTGCAGGCGGCCCGCTTCGTGCTCATCGGCATCGGTTTCGCCGTCGCGCTGCGCTCGATCACCCATCTCTTCCTGACCAAGGGCGACTACCTCGTGGCCCAGCAGGCGAAGGTGTGGATGACCGGTTCGCTCAACGGACGCGGCTGGGACGAGGCCGGTCCGCTCGGCTGGGCGCTGCTGGTGCTGCTGCCCGGTGTGCTGTGGGCGGCGCGGGCGCAGCGCACCGTGTCCCTGGACGACGACACGGCGACCGCGCTGGGCGTACGGCTCGGGCGGGTGCGGCTGGGCCTGGTGTCCGTCGGCGTCGTGCTCGCGTCGATGGCGACGGGCGCGGCCGGCCCGGTGGACTTCGTGGCGCTGCTCGCGCCGCAGATCGCCCGCCGGATGACCCGGACCGCCCAGATCCCGCTGCTGTGCTCGGCCCTGGCCGGAGCGTTCATCGTCGTCACCGCGGATCTGCTCGCCCGCAAGCTGTTCGCGCCGACCGAACTGCCGGTGGGCGTGCTGACCGCCGCGGTCGGCGCCCCGTATCTGATCCACCTGCTGCTGTCTTCCGGGGGACGCGGCCGTAAGGGAGGCACCGCCGCATGACCGCTTCGGCGTCCACAACGGGAACGACGGGAACGGATACGACAGGAACGGGTAGGACGGGAGCTAGTACGGCGGGAGCTAGTACGACGGGAGCGAGTACGCGTACGCCGGAAACGGATCCGGTGGAACCCGCTGCCCCGAACCGGCTCACCGCGCGTGAGCTGACCCTGGCGTACGAGGACCGGACCGTCGTGGACGGGCTGGACCTGGCGATACCCGACGGCGAGGTCACGGTCATCGTCGGCCCCAACGCCTGCGGCAAGTCCACCCTGCTGCGCGCCCTCGGGCGGCTGCTGCGGCCGCGCGGCGGCGCCGTGCTCCTCGACGGCACGGATCTCGCCCGTATCCCCACCAAGAAGATCGCCCGGGCCGTGGGGCTGCTCCCGCAGACCCCGGTCGCGCCCGAGGCGATCACCGTCGCCGATCTCGTCTCCCGCGGCCGCCAACCGCATCAGCACTGGTGGCAGCAGTGGTCGGAGGAGGACGAACGAGCCGTCACGGACGCCATGGAGCGTACGGACGTGACGGCGCTCGCCGACCGCCCGGTGGACGAGCTGTCCGGCGGGCAGCGGCAGCGCGTATGGATCGCGATGGCGCTCGCGCAGGAGACCGATCTGCTGCTGCTGGACGAGCCCACGACGTATCTGGACATCTCCCATCAGGTGGAGGTGCTGGACCTGGTGCGCCAGCTCAACCACGAACGCGGCCGTACGGTCGTCGCCGTCCTGCACGACCTCAACCAGGCCGCCCGCTACGCCGATCATCTGATCGCGATGAAGGAGGGCCGGATCGTGGCGCGCGGCGGCCCGGCGGAGATCGTCACGGCGGAGCTGGTGCACGAGGTGTTCGGCCTGGACTCGGTGGTCGTCCCCGATCCGGTCACCGGCAGCCCCCTCGTCGTCCCGGGCACGCCTTGGCAGGCCGAGCAGGGCTGAGCGGCGGCGGGGGCCGGCACCGCCCGGCGCTTGCTTCCGGTTCGAGGGTTTGCGGGTTTTGAGGGTTTGAGGATTCGAGCCTCACGGTGGCCCGGCGTGAACCCCA is a window of Streptomyces violaceusniger Tu 4113 DNA encoding:
- a CDS encoding cold-shock protein, producing MPTGKVKWFNSEKGFGFLSRDDGGDVFVHSSVLPEGVDALKPGQRVEFGVVAGNRGDQALSVTVLDPTPSVAAAQRRKPDELASIVQDLTTLLENVTQQLERGRYPDKAHGHKIAGMLRAVADQLDV
- a CDS encoding HAD family hydrolase, whose translation is MAGMSSYSVPSPAPTTAPGFAADAGSHTVTVGFDLDMTLIDSRPGIKAAYEALSARTGTYIDSDLAITRLGPPLEQELVHWFPDERIEEMGELYRELYPEYAIAPTPAMTGAREAIEAVRGAGGRAIVVTAKHEPNAKLHLSHLGIEADAVIGWLWAEAKAEALREYGATVYVGDHTGDVRGARTAGALSVAVATGPCPADELLAAGADVVLDDLTAFPAWLAGHIGGQA
- a CDS encoding FecCD family ABC transporter permease: MTADRTSSRPPRASLVRRRLGWTATAVVALLLAILLSLAVGSRQIAPSGVLDALLHGGSSDAADIVRSLRLPRTVIGLMVGAALAMAGTVMQGVTRNPIADPGILGVSQGASVGVVLAIAFAGVHTLGGYVWFAFAGAGLASVAVYAIASSGRGGATPVKLALSGAAINALLVSVTTGVLTTKAAALDEFRFWQIGSLAGRDTEIVGQIWPFLLVGTVLVIAVARGLDALALGEDVAKGLGQNVAVVRVVAALGATILTGVGVAAAGPLAFVGLAVPHIARAIVGTDHRWVLPMAALIGPVMLLVSDVVGRILFPPSEVPAGVMTALIGVPFLVTLVRRKTVAA
- a CDS encoding FecCD family ABC transporter permease: MTATDRRTDRPGIRPGVRPAGYGLIRIKGGGRRGHDVRDLRGGSFLLHRRSALVAIGLALATVAVCVAYLCVGESFIAPADAVKAVLHTQWGLGQATPNDLVVGTLRLPRMTLGLMVGAAFGIAGALIQTVARNPLASPDIIGVSQGASAVTVGAMTYGVTSFAVLPYLSVAGGLAAAALVYVFAWRGGLQAARFVLIGIGFAVALRSITHLFLTKGDYLVAQQAKVWMTGSLNGRGWDEAGPLGWALLVLLPGVLWAARAQRTVSLDDDTATALGVRLGRVRLGLVSVGVVLASMATGAAGPVDFVALLAPQIARRMTRTAQIPLLCSALAGAFIVVTADLLARKLFAPTELPVGVLTAAVGAPYLIHLLLSSGGRGRKGGTAA
- a CDS encoding ABC transporter ATP-binding protein, translating into MTASASTTGTTGTDTTGTGRTGASTAGASTTGASTRTPETDPVEPAAPNRLTARELTLAYEDRTVVDGLDLAIPDGEVTVIVGPNACGKSTLLRALGRLLRPRGGAVLLDGTDLARIPTKKIARAVGLLPQTPVAPEAITVADLVSRGRQPHQHWWQQWSEEDERAVTDAMERTDVTALADRPVDELSGGQRQRVWIAMALAQETDLLLLDEPTTYLDISHQVEVLDLVRQLNHERGRTVVAVLHDLNQAARYADHLIAMKEGRIVARGGPAEIVTAELVHEVFGLDSVVVPDPVTGSPLVVPGTPWQAEQG